TGCTCTGCTCTCCGGACTCTGTGTTGCTCTGTTTCACATGTGCATCTCTGTCCCACATGTGTTGTTTCTATCTCTGTGTTGCTTCCTTGGTCTCTATCTTGCTCTGTCTCACATGTGCTTCTGTGCTCTGCTCTCCACGCTCTGAGTTGCTCTGCCTCACATGTGCTTCTGTGCTCTGCTCTCCGGGCTCTTCGTTGCTCTATCTCACATGGGTATCTCTGTCCCACATGTGTTGTTTCCATCCCTGTGTTGCTTTCATGTTGCTCTGTCTCACATGTGCTTCTGTGCTCTGCTCTCCGTACTCTGCGTTGCTCTGTCTCACATGTGCTTCTctgctcctcctgtgttgtttcTATCTCTGTGTTGCTTCCTTCGTCTCTATCGTGCTCTGTAACACATGCGCTTCTGTGTGCTGCTCTCCGTGCTCTGAGTTGCTCTGCCTCACATGTGCTTCTGTGCTCTGCTCTCTGGGCTCTTCGTTGCTCTGTCTCACATGTGCATCTCTGTCCCACATGTGTTGTTTCCATCACTGTTTTGCTTCCATGTTGCTCCGTCTCACATGTGCTTCTGTGCTCTGCTCTCCGGACTCTGTGTTGCTCTGTCTCATATGTGCTTCTCTGCCCCTCTTGCGCTATTTCCATCCCCACCCAACCTTGTATCCCGTTTTCCTTCTGCATCACTCCCTCacatactttatttttcattttttagttcCTGAttcaactcaaaatgacaaccaacattttttttaaataatgtggtGGTGCCATGGTGACATGTGGCACCAATGGAAGGTAAAAACAAAAAACTTCATTCGGAGCAAAGTGAGGTACACacagttggacaaactggtgtaaATGACAGTGTAAGCGAGTCATATGTGCCAATCTGTAGGGAGCTCCAATTCCCAGTGTTTAACTGGTTAAAGAATACGTTCTGGGCTAAAAGCTTTATTCAGAAGCCCTGGGACAGCAGTGTTGGTTGTCAGCTGAGCAGAAGACCAGGGCTGAATGGTCTTCATCCCACCGCATGCCTCTTCAATCCACCAGCAAACACTCCCTGCCcgtttatctcactcctgcaggtacCGTctgtccaagggagagggtgtagcgcAGGGTCACAGTGACTGCCTCGAGCCTCGGCTTCAAcgcaacatcctatgattctgggtaaatcactgagggcccgattacaactttggcagagggagttaatccgtcccaaatgtgactgatatcccgcccaccgtattacgagttccataggatataatggacttgtaatacggcgggcgggatatctgtcacatttgggacggattaactccctccgccaaagttgtaatcaggcccttaatctccctgtgcccaaggacagtgccttgagaccctcacgatgATAAGCCACACTATATATATCTACATTtctgttcctccgtctttcccttgtTTGTTGTAACCTTTCTTGCTCtgcgtcaaagtctgatgaggaaaaataagtgttgatccccaaaaatgagttcCGCTGGCCCCACCTACAAACACCGGTTCAAATTAAGTACTGGCGGCTCCTCTCATACCTGAGAAGGGCCCAGGAGGTCCCTCGGACACCACAGGCTCAATGTTATCCCTGTCTATAGTGGTGCAATTCTAATCTGTTGCAAGCAAAACACTTCACCAACCCTGCGGTGCTGATGCACAATGTGAAActgataaacaaaaataaatgaaaagaaaacaacaagTTATGTGTTAGTACATTTTTTTAACCctcttacaacctctcccttttcaaacattttaaaagaCGCTTTTACTGAAAAATACACCAGGTCCCCTTCGTTTTTTACAAAGATGTTTTGGAGCCGGGGGTCCCCCAGCACTCTTGGGAGGTCAGACTTGCCCGGCCCACCGTTGAAATTCTTTGGAATAGTGGCTAGAATCAGTGGgactgattaacaaaggtaaactcagACTTCTTTACTAAGCTTACACTTCACGTCTAGGTTTACCTTTATGAATGcctcccccgccctccccccccccaggtcaTTAGCAAATGATTGTGAACATTGTGCAGTAAAGTGCACTGACTTCCATTTTTTAAAGAGGTGCCAGTCTTACCCTCCCCCGGTGAGCACCCAGTACAACTGTGCGTAAATACATTCCTGTACCGGGTGCCCACTGGTGCCCACGCGCACTGGGCTGGCAACTTCACAACAGCACCATTGCCTGGCACTTCACCCATCAGCCTGCTTCCACTTCCAATGAAGAGCCCTGTGGCAAGGGGAGGTTGCCCCAAGGACCGCATTGCTAGCCCAAGCAGCTGTCAGAAAGCAGTGATTAATGGCCGATAATCCAATTTTGGACACCTGACCCCGTATCCTGGACGTGTGAAGGCAGAACAAACACAATTAGTGGGCTCTGCCCACTTGTAAGGTGCAGGCTGTACCCGAGCAGTCTCTCCATCTTAAAGGGTGTGAAAGGCTGAAGTCTGCACAAAGGATGGGGCGCTTGGCCCAGAAGAGGGGGCTCCATTAATAAACATGGCGCCGGCCGTGTTGGTATTTCGCTCATTGAGGTCCCGGCGCTACTGTTTGGGCGCTTAGTTCTGCAGGGGACTGCATTGTGCTGGGGGCGGGCCTTCATTTGGGCTTTAAGGTGAGAGCATGTCGGGGGCAGATGCGACCTGCCCACCCCGTCTAAAGTCCTTTCTGCGGGGATGGTAATGGCTGGGAACGCGTCCCCAGGACTTCAGATGGTTTTGTAAAGAGTCCAGTCAGCCCTGCCCCTTTGTCCAGTCTGGACCATTAAACACGCCCACTGGACCATTAACAGCGCCCCCTCCCTCCCCGTGATTCAGGAGTTAGACCAGGGACAAAGGGCGCAGAGAAAACACCGCGTCAAAGCTTTGTCTCGTGCGCCTTTGAGCGCcccgaagcctcctcaaggggctGGACGCCTCCTTTGTACACCACTAATCCCATTCACGGCCTCTTCTGAAACACTGAAATGTGAAGTTAATGGACTGTTTTGAGCAAAGTTTGTAAATCACCCTGTGTCCCATGACAGCCTTCAAAGGAGCTCGCGTTTGATGTTCAAAATACACATTTTTGTGACAAATGCTGGGAAACTGTCTGTCCCTGAACTGCACAGTTTGAGTTCCTTGGTTCGGTATGGACGTgcatgggtctcctgtggtgtATGGCTGTGCTGTGGTGTATAGGTGTGCTGTTGTGTATGGGTGTGCTGAGGTGTATAGGCGTGCTGCGGTGCATGGGCATATGAGTGTGCTGCAGTGTATGTGTATGCTGTGGTGTATGGATGTGCTGCGTTGTACTGTGGTATATGCGTgtgctgcagtgtatgtgtgtgctgtggtgtatgGATGTGCTGCGGTGTATGGATGTGCTGCGTTATGCTGTGGTGTATGCGTGTGCTTCGGTGTATAGGTGTGCTGTGGTGTGCTGCGGTATAGGTGTGCTGTGATGTATGTTTGCGCTGTAGAGCTTATGTGTGCTGTGGTACATGGGTGTACAGGTGTGCTGTGGTGTATAGGTGTGCTCTCTTGTATAGGTGTGCTCTCTTGTATAGTTGTGCTGCAGTGTATAGGTGTGCTGCGGTGTATGGATGTGCTCTGGTGTACAGATGTGCTGTTTTGCGGTGTATAGTGTGCTGTGGTGTATGGGTGTGCTGCGATGCATAGGTGTGCTGTGGTATGCTACGTGTATAGCTGTGCTTCAGTGTATGTTTCTGCTGCAGAGCATAGGTGTGTTGTGCTGCAGTGTACGGGTGTGCTGTGGTGTATAGGTATGCTGCGGTCTGTAGGTGTGCAGCATAGTATGGCTGTGCTGCAGTGTATGGATGTGCTGTAGTGTATGGGTGCTGCAGTGTATGGATGTGCTGTGGTGTATGGGTGTACTGTGGTGTATGGTTGTGCTACGATGTATGGGTGTGCTGCAGTGTATGGATGTCCTTTGCTGTTTGGGGGTGCTGTGGTGGGCTGCCGTAAAGAGTGCTGTATTGTATGGGTGAACGGGTGTGCTATGGTGCATAGGTGTGTTGCAGTGTGCTGTGGTGGACTGCAGTATATGGGTGCGCTGTGGTATATGGGTGTGCTGTGATGCATAGGTGTGCTGTGGTGTGCTGCATGTATAGCTGTGCTTCAGGGTATGTTTGTGCTGCAGAGCGTAGGTGTGCTGTGGtgcatgggtgtaccagtgtgctgtTGTGTATAGTTATGCTGCAGTGTATAGGTGTGCAGCAGAGTAAAGGTGTGCTGCAGTGTATAGATGTGCTGTGGTGTATGGATGTACTGTGGTGTATGGTTGTGCTACGATGTATGGGTGTGCTGCACTGTATGGATGTCCTTTGGTGTATGGGGGTGCTGTGGTGGGCTGCAGTAAAGggtgctgcattgtatggttgaacgGTGTGCTATGGTGCATAGGTGTGTTGCAATGTGCTGTGGTAGACGGCAGTATATGGGTGTGCTGTGCTGTATGGGTGTGCTGCGATGCATAGGTGTGCTGTGGTGTGCTGCGTGTATAGCTGTGCTTCTGGGTATGTTTGTGCTGCAGAGAATAGGTGTTTTGTGGTGCATGGGTGTACAGGTGTGCTGTGGAGTATAGGTATGCTGCGGTGTATAGGTGTGCAGCAGAGTATAGGTGTGCTGCAGTGTATGGATGTACTGTGGTGTATGGTTGTGCTACGATGTATGGGTGTGCTGCAGTGTATGGATCTGCTTTGGTGTATGGGGGTGCTGTGGTGAGCTGAAGTAATGGGTGCTGTAGTGTATGGGTGAACGGGTGTGCTGTGGTGCATAGGTGTGTTGCAGTGCGCTGTGGTCGACTACAGTATATGGGTGAGCTGTGGTGTAtgggtgtgctgctgtgtgctACAGTGTGCTACAGTGTATGGGTGTTCTGTTGTGTGCTGCAGTGTTTTGCGGTGTATCGATATGCTGCAGTGTATGCATGTGCTGCAGTGCATAGGTGTGCTGTGTGGTACGAGTGTGCTGTTGTGTATAGGTGTGCTGTGGTGTATGGGTGCACTGCAGTGTATGGATGTGCCGTGGTGTATAGTTGCTCTGTGGTGTATAGGTGTGCTGCGGTATATGGGTGCACTGCGGTGTATGGGTGTGCTGTGGTGATGGGGTGTTGTGTAGTATGAGTTtagtgtggtgtataggtgtggtgtGTAGTATGAGTTAGTTGTGCATAGATAGGTGTGCTGTGGTGTATGGGTGCAGTATGGTGTATGGGTGTTCTGTGGTGTATAGGTGTGCTGCAGTGTATGGATGTGCTGTGGTGTATGGGTGTGCTGCAGTGTATGGATGTGCTGTGGTGTATGGGTGTACTGTGGTGTATGGTTGTGCTACGATGTATGGGTGTGCTGCAGTGTATGGATGTGCTTTGGTGTGTGGGGGTGCTGTGGTGTGCTGCAGTAATGGGTGCTGTATTGTATGGGTGAACGGGTGTGCTGTGGTGCATAGGTGTGTTGCAGTGTGCTGTGGTGGACTACAGTATATGGGTGTGCTGTGGTGTATGGGTGTGCTGCGATGCATAGGTGTGCTGTGGTGTGCTGCATGTATAGCTGTGCTTCAGTGTATGTGATGCAGAGCATAGGTGTGTTGTAGTGCATGGGTGTACAGGTGTGCTGTGGTGCATAGGTATGCTGCAGTGTATAGGTGTGCAGTGGTGGGCTGCAGTAAAGGGTGCTGTTGTGTATGGGTGCTGTGATGTATATGTGTTCTACAGAGTACGAGTGTGCTACGGTGGATGGATGCGCTACAGAGTACGGGGGTGCTGCGGTGTGTGGGTATACTGCAGTATTGGTGTGCTGCGGTGTTTAGGTGTTCTGTGGTGTATGGGTCTGCTGAGGTGTATGGGTGTgctgtggtgtatgggtatggtgcagtGTATAGGTGTCCTGTCGTGTGCAGCGGTGCACGGGTGTACAGATGTGCTGCAGTGAATAGATGTGCTGTGGCATATGGATATGCTGTGGTGTATGGTGTACTGCAGTGTATAGCTGTGCTCTGGTGTATTGATGTGCTATGATATTTGAGTGAGCTGCGGTGTATGGGTGTGCTACCGTTTGCTGCGGTGTCTGGATGCAGTGATGTATGGGTGGTGCTAAGTATGGGTGTGCTGCTGTGTGCAACCGTGTGCTGCAGTGTATGAGTCAGCTGTTGTATGCTGAAGTGTATGGGTGTGcggtggtatatgggtatggtgcagtgtatgtgtgttctgtggtgtGCTGTGGTGCACAGGTGTACAGATGTGCTGCACTGCAAAGGTGAGCTGTGGTGTATGGGTGTGCTGCTGTGCAAAGGTGTGCTGTGGTGTATGGGTGTGCTGCTGTGCATAGGTGGGCTGTGGTGCATGGATATGCTGTAGTATATGGGTGTGCTGCAGTGTATAGGATAGCTGTGGTGTATGGGTGTGCAGCAATGTGCTGCGGTAAGCTGCGGTGTATGAGTCAGCTGTGGCATGCTGCAGTGAATGGGTGTGATACAGTGTGCTGCAGTGCATAGGATAGCTGCGGTGTATGGGTGTGCTGCAGTGCGTGGGTGTGCTGGGGTGTGCTGGGGTGTGCTGCGCAGTATATGTGTTCGACGGTGTACGAGTGTGCTACGGTGGATGGATGTGCTGCAGAGTATGGGTGTGCTGCGGTATGTGGGTATACTGCAGTATCAGTATGCTGCGGTGTGTAGGTGTCCTGTGGTGTATGGGTGTGCTGCTGTGCAAAGGTGTGCtgtggtgtatgggtatgctgcTGTGCATAGGTGGGCTGTGGTGCATGGATATGCTGTAGTATATAGGTGTGCTGCAGTGTATAGGATAGCTGCGGTGTATGGGTGTGCTGCAGTGCATGGGTGTGCTGGGGTGTGCTGCGCAGTATATGTGTTCGACGGTGTACGAGTGTGCTACGGTGGATGGATGTGCTACAGAGTATGGGTGTGCTGCGGTATGTGGGTATACTGCAGTATCAGTATGCTGCGGTGTGTAGGTGTCCTGTGGTGTATGGGTGTGCTGCAGTGTATAGGATAGCTGCGGTGTATGGGTGTGCAGCAATGTGCTGCGGTAAGCTGCGGTGCATGAGTCAGCTGTGGCGTGCTGCAGTGAATGGGTGTGATACAGTGTGCTGCAGTGTATAGGATAGCTGCGGTGTATAGGTGAGCTGCGGTATATGGGTGCACTGCGGTGTATGGGTGTGCTGTGGTGATGGGGTGTTGTGTAGTATGAGTGtagtgtggtgtataggtgtgctGTGTGGTATGAGTTAGTTGTGCATAGGTGTGCTGTGGTGTATGAGTGCAGTATGGTGTATGGGTGTTCTGTGGTGTATAGGTGTGCTGCAGTGTATGGATGTGCTGTGGTGTATGGGTGTGCTGCAGTGTATGGATGTGCTGTGGTGTATGGGTGTACTGTGGTGTATGGTTGTGCTACGATGTATGGGTGTGCTGCAGTGTATGGATGTGCTTTGGTGTGTGGGGGTGCTGTGGTGGGCTGCAATAATGGGTGCTGTATTGTATGGGTGAACGGGTGTGCTGTGGTTCATAGGTGTGTTGCAGTGTGCTGTTGTGGACTGCAGTATATGGGTGTGCTGTGGTGTATGGGTGTGCTGCGATGCATAGGTGTGCTGTGGTGTGCTGCATGTATAGCTGTGCTTCAGTGTATGTGATGCAGAGCATAGGTGtgttgtagtgcatgtgtgtacagGTGTGCTGTGGTGCATAGGTATGCTGCAGTGTATAGGTGTGCAGTGGTGGGCTGCAGTAAAGGGTGCTGTTGTGTATGGGTGCTGTGATGTATATGTGTTCTACGGAGTACGAGTGTGCTACGGTGGATGGATGCGCTACAGAGTACGGGGGTGCTGCGGTGTGTGGGTATACTGCAGTATTGGTGTGCTGTGGTGTTTAGGTGTCCTGTGGTGTATGGGTCTGCTGAGGTGTATGGGTGTgctgtggtgtatgggtatggtgcagtGTATAGGTGTCCTGTCGTGTGCAGCGGTGCACGGGTGTACAGATGTGCTGCAGTGAATAGATGTGCTGTGGCATATGGATATGCTGCGTTGTATAGGTGTGCTGCGGTGTATGGATGTGCTGCAGTGTACAGGTGTGctgtggtgtgttggggtgtatagTGTGCTGTGGTGTATGGGTGAATGGGTGTGCTGTGGTGCATAGGTCTGCTGCAGTGTGCTGTGGTGTATGGGTGTGCTGTGGTGTATGGATGTACTGTGGTGTATGGTTGTGCTACGATGTATGGGTGTGCTGCAGTGTATGGATGTACTTTGGTGTATGGGGGTGCTGTGGTGAGCTGAAGTAATGGGTGCTGTAGTGTATGGGTGAACGGGTGTGCTGTGGTGCATAGGTGTGTTGCAGTGCGCTGTGGTCGACTACAGTATATGGGTGAGCTGTGGTGTAtgggtgtgctgctgtgtgctACAGTGCGCTACAGTGTATGGGTGTTCTGTTGTGTGCTGCAGTGTTTTGCGGTGTATTGATATGCTGCAGTGTATGCATGTGCTGCAGTGCATAGGTGTGCTGTGTGGTACGAGTGTGCTGTTGTGTATAGGTGTGCTGTGGTGTATGGGTGCACTGCAGTGTATGGATGTGCCGTGGTGTATAGTTGTTCTGTGGTGTATAGGTGTGCTGCGGTATATGGGTGCACTGCGGTGTATGGGTGTGCTGTGGTGATGGGGTGTTGTGTAGTATGAGTGtagtgtggtgtataggtgtggtgtGTAGTATGAGTTAGTTGTGCATAGATAGGTGTGCTGTGGTGTATGAGTGCAGTATGGTGTATGGGTGTTCTGTGGTGTATAGGTGTGCTGCAGTGTATGGATGTGCTGTGGTGTATGGGTGTGCTGCAGTGTATGGATGTGCTGTGGTGTATGGGTGTACTGTGGTGTATGGTTGTGCTACGATGTATGGGTGTGCTGCAGTGTATGGATGTGCTTTGGTGTGTGGGGGTGCTGTGGTGTGCTGCAGTAATGGGTGCTGTATTGTATGGGTGAACGTGTGTGCTGTGGTGCATAGGTGTGTTGCAGTGTGCTGTGGTGGACTACAGTATATGGGTGTGCTGTGGTGTATGGGTGTGCTGCGATGCATAGGTGTGCTGTGGTGTGCTGCATGTATAGCTGTGCTTCAGTGTATGTGATGCAGAGCATAGGTGGGTTGTAGTGCATGGGTGTACAGGTGTGCTGTGGTGCATAGGTATGCTGCAGTGTATAGGTGTGCAGTGGTGGGCTGCAGTAAAGGGTGCTGTTGTGTATGGGTGCTGTGATGTATATGTGTTCTACAGAGTACGAGTGTGCTACGGTGGATGGATGCGCTACAGAGTACGGGGGTGCTGCGGTGTGTGGGTATACTGCAGTATTGGTGTGCTGCGGTGTTTAGGTGTCCTGTGGTGTATGGGTCTGCTGAGGTGTATGGGTGTgctgtggtgtatgggtatggtgcagtGTATAGGTGTCCTGTCGTGTGCAGCGGTGCACGGGTGTACAGATGTGCTGCAGTGAATAGATGTGCTGTGGCATATGGATATGCTGTGGTGTATGGTGTACTGCAGTGTATAGCTGTGCTCTAGTGTATTGATGTGCTATGATCTTTGAGTGAGCTGCGGTGTATGGGTGTGCTACCGTTTGCTGCGGTGTCTGGATGCAGTGATGTATGGGTGGTGCTAAGTATGGGTGTGCTGCTGTGTGCAACCGTGTGCTGCAGTGTATGAGTCAGCTTTTGTATGCTGAAGTGTATGGGTGTGcggtggtatatgggtatggtgcagtgtatgtgtgttctgtggtgtGCTGTGGTGCACAGGTGTACAGATGTGCTGCACTGCAAAGGTGAGCTGTGGTGTATGGGTGTGCTGCTGTGCAAAGGTGTGCTGTGGGGTATGGGTGTGCTGCTGTGCATAGGTGGGCTGTGGTGCATGGATATGCTGTAGTATATGGGTGTGCTGCAGTGTATAGGATAGCTGTGGTGTATGGGTGTGCAGCAATGTGCTGCGGTAAGCTGCGGTGTATGAGTCAGCTGTGGCATGCTGCAGTGAATGGGTGTGATACAGTGTGCTGCAGTGTATAGGATAGCTGCGGTGTATGGGTGTGCTGCAGTGCGTGGGTGTGCTGGGGTGTGCTGGGGTGTGCTGCGCAGTATATGTGCTCGACGGTGTACGAGTGTGCTACGGTGGATGGATGTCCTGCAGAGTATGGGTGTGCTGCGGTATGTGGGTATACTGCAGTATCAGTATGCTGCGGTGTGTAGGTGTCCTGTGGTGTATGGGTGTGCTGCTGTGCAAAGGTGTGCtgtggtgtatgggtatgctgcTGTGCATAGGTGGGCTGTGGTGCATGGATATGCTGTAGTATATGGGTGTGCTGCAGTGTATAGGATAGCTGCGGTGTATGGGTGTGCTGCAGTGCATGGGTGTGCTGGGGTGTGCTGCGCAGTATATGTGTTCGACGGTGTACGAGTGTGCTACGGGGGATGGATGTGCTACAGAGTATGGGTGTGCTGCGGTATGTGGGTATACTGCAGTATCAGTATGCTGCGGTGTGTAGGTGTCCTGTGGTGTATGGGTGTGCTGCAGTGTATAGGATAGCTGCGGTGTATGGGTGTGCAGCAATGTGCTGCGGTAAGCTGCGGTGCATGAGTCAGCTGTGGCGTGCTGCAGTGAATGGGTGTGATACAGTGTGCTGCAGTGTATAGGATAGCTGCGGTGTATAGGTGTGCTGCGGTATATGGGTGCACTGCGGTGTATGGGTGTGCTGTGGTGATGGGGTGTTGTGTAGTATGAGTGtagtgtggtgtataggtgtgctGTGTGGTATGAGTTAGTTGTGCATAGGTGTGCTGTGGTGTATGAGTGCAGTATGGTGTATGGGTGTTCTGTGGTGTATAGGTGTGCTGCAGTGTATGGATGTGCTGTGGTGTATGGGTGTGCTGCAGTGTATGGATGTGCTGTGGTGTATGGGTGTACTGTGGTGTATGGTTGTGCTACGATGTATGGGTGTGCTGCAGTGTATGGATGTGCTTTGGTGTGTGGGGGTGCTGTGGTGGGCTGCAATAATGGGTGCTGTATTGTATGGGTGAACGGGTGTGCTGTGGTTCATAGGTGTGTTGCAGTGTGCTGTGGTGGACTGCAGTATATGGGTGTGCTGTGGTGTATGGGTGTGCTGCGATGCATAGGTGTGCTGTGGTGTGCTGCATGTATAGCTGTGCTTCAGTGTATGTGATGCAGAGCATAGGTGtgttgtagtgcatgtgtgtacagGTGTGCTGTGGTGCATAGGTATGCTGCAGTGTATAGGTGTGCAGTGGTGGGCTGCAGTAAAGGGTGCTGTTGTGTATGGGTGCTGTGATGTATATGTGTTCTACGGAGTACGAGTGTGCTACGGTGGATGGATGCGCTACAGAGTACGGGGGTGCTGCGGTGTGTGGGTATACTGCAGTATTGGTGTGCTGTGGTGTTTAGGTGTCCTGTGGTGTATGGGTCTGCTGAGGTGTATGGGTGTgctgtggtgtatgggtatggtgcagtATATAGGTGTCCTGTCGTGTGCAGCGGTGCACGGGTGTACAGATGTGCTGCAGTGAATAGATGTGCTGTGGCATATGGATATGCTGTGGTGTATGGGTGTACTGCAGTGTATAGCTGTGCTCTGGTGTATTGATGTGCTATGATCTTTGAGTGAGCTGCGGTGTATGGGTGTGCTACCGTTTGCTGCAGTGTCTGGATGCAGTGATGTATGGGTGGTGCTAAGTATGGGTGTGCTGCTGTGTGCAACCGTGTGCTGCAGTGTATGAGTCAGCTGTTGTATGCTGAAGTGTATGGGTGTGcggtggtatatgggtatggtgcagtgtatgtgtgttctgtggtgtGCTGTGGTACACAGGTGTACAGATGTGCTGCAGTGCAAAGGTGAGCTGTGGTTTATGGGTGTGCTGCTGTGTAAAGGTGAGCTGTGGTGTATGGGTGTGCTGCTGTGCAAAGGTGTGCTGTGGTGTATGGGTGTGCTGCTGTGCAAAGGTGAGCTGTGGTGTATGGGTGTGCTGCTGTGCAAAGGTGTGCtgtggtgtatgggtatgctgcTGTGCATAGGTGGGCTGTGGTGCATGGATATGCTGTAGTATATGGGTGTGCTGCAGTGTATAGGATAGCTGCAGTGTATGGGTGTGCTGCAGTGCATGGATGTGCTGGGGTGTGCTGCGCAGTATATGTGTTCTACGGTGTACGAGTGTGCTACGGTGGATGGATGTGCTACAGAGTATGGGTGTGCTGTGGTATGTGGGTTGGCTGCAGTATCGGTATGCTGCGGTGTGTAGGTGTCCTGTGGTGTATGGTCTGATGCGGTGTGCATCACTGTACAGTTGTCCTATGGTGTACAGGtgtgctgcagtgcactgcagtgtatgtgtgtgctgcactgaaaATTTATTTCAGGATATTGAGTGTTGCTGCACTGACTGTGTACTGCAGGGTATTGAATGCTGCTGTATTGATCATGTACTTCAGGGTTTTGAATTCTACTGTACTGATCGTGTACTCCAGGATATTGTATGCTACTGCACTGATCGTGCACTCTAGGATATTGTATGCTACTGCACTGATTGTGCACTCTAGGATATTGTATGCTACTGCACTGATCGTGTACTCCGGGGTGTTGAATTCTACTGTACTGATCGTGTACTCCAGGATATTGTATGCTACTGCACTGATCGTGCACTCTAGGATATTGTATGCTACTGCACTGATCGTGCACTCTAGGATATTGTATGCTACTGCACTGATCGTGTACTCCGGGGTGTTGAATTCTACTGTACTGATCGTGTACTCCAGGATATTGTATGCTACTGCACTGATCGTGTACTCCAGGATATTGTATGCTACTGCACTGATCGTGCACTCTAGGATATTGTATGCTACTGCACTGATCGTGTCCTCCGGGGTGTTGAATTCTACTGTACTGATCGTGCACTCTAGGATATTGCTTGCTACTGCACTGATCGTGTACTCCAGGGTGTTGAATGCTGCTGTACTGATTGTGTGCTCCAGGATATTGAATGCTGCTGTACTGATTGTGTGCTCCAGGATATTGAATGCTGCTGTACTGATCGTGTACTCCAGGGTATTGAATGCTACTGTACTGATTGTGTGCTCCAGGGTATTGAATGCTACTGTACTGATTGTGTGCTCCAGGATATTGAATGCTACTGCACTGATCGTGCACTCCAGGGTGTTGAATGCTGCTGTACTGATCGTGTACTCCAGGATGTTGAATGCTACTGTACTGATTGTGTGCTCCAGGATATTGAATGCTGCTGTACTGATTGTGTGCTCCAGGATATTGAATGCTGCTGTACTGATTGTGTGCTCCAGGGTATTGAATGCTACTGTACTGATTGTGTGCTCCAGGATATTGAATGCTACTGCACTGATCGTGCCCTCCAGGGTGTTGAATGCTGCTGTACTGATCGTGTACTCCAGGATGTTGAATGCTACTTTACTGATTGT
The Pleurodeles waltl isolate 20211129_DDA chromosome 11, aPleWal1.hap1.20221129, whole genome shotgun sequence genome window above contains:
- the LOC138266524 gene encoding dynein heavy chain-like; amino-acid sequence: MLSTAAFIILEHTLSTAAYNILEYTISTAAFSILEYTISTAAFNIQECTISIEAFSILEYTISIEAFNSLEYTISTVAFNIQECTISTVAFNIQECTISTVAFNIQEYTISTVAFNIQEYTISTVAFNIQECTISTEAFSILEYTTSIEAFNTLEYTITTAAFNTLECTISTAAFNILEHTISTAAFNILEHTISKVAFNILEYTISTAAFNTLEGTISAVAFNILEHTISTVAFNTLEHTISTAAFNILEHTISTAAFNILEHTISTVAFNILEYTISTAAFNTLECTISAVAFNILEHTISTVAFNTLEHTISTVAFNTLEYTISTAAFNILEHTISTAAFNILEHTISTAAFNTLEYTISAVASNILECTISTVEFNTPEDTISAVAYNILECTISAVAYNILEYTISAVAYNILEYTISTVEFNTPEYTISAVAYNILECTISAVAYNILECTISAVAYNILEYTISTVEFNTPEYTISAVAYNILECTISAVAYNILECTISAVAYNILEYTISTVEFKTLKYMINTAAFNTLQYTVSAATLNILK